In Leucobacter insecticola, one DNA window encodes the following:
- the glf gene encoding UDP-galactopyranose mutase, with amino-acid sequence MDLLVVGSGFFGLTIAERAANDGKRVVVIDRRSHIGGNAYSEAEPETGIEVHRYGAHLFHTSNETVWEYVNRFTSFTNYEHKVYSNFKGEVYPLPINLGTINQFFRAAYGPDEARRVIAEQATEFDTKSAKNLEEKGISLIGRPLYEAFIKDYTEKQWQTPTTELPAEVISRLPVRYNYDNHYFNDTYEGLPVDGYTAWLEKMADHPNIEVRLNTDFFDESQPLNKREVVGKIPVVYTGPVDRYFDYAKGELGWRTLDFEQEVLQTGDFQGTSVMNYAGSDVPYTRIHEFRHFHPEREYPSDKTVIMREFSRFASRDDEPYYPVNTPEDRERLLQYRELAEAESQVLFGGRLGTYQYLDMHMAIGSALSMYNNKLQELL; translated from the coding sequence ATGGATCTTTTGGTTGTAGGCTCAGGCTTCTTTGGACTCACGATCGCGGAACGTGCCGCAAACGACGGAAAACGGGTCGTGGTGATTGACCGCCGCTCGCATATCGGGGGCAACGCGTACTCGGAGGCCGAGCCGGAGACCGGCATCGAGGTGCACCGGTATGGCGCGCACCTCTTCCATACCTCGAACGAGACCGTGTGGGAATATGTCAACCGGTTCACAAGCTTTACGAACTACGAGCACAAGGTGTACTCGAACTTCAAAGGTGAGGTCTATCCCCTGCCGATCAACCTCGGCACCATCAACCAGTTCTTCCGCGCGGCCTATGGGCCCGACGAAGCACGCCGGGTGATCGCAGAGCAGGCAACCGAGTTTGACACCAAGAGCGCGAAGAACCTTGAAGAAAAGGGCATCTCCCTGATCGGGCGCCCCCTCTATGAGGCGTTCATCAAGGACTACACCGAAAAGCAGTGGCAGACCCCCACGACGGAACTGCCCGCCGAGGTCATCAGCCGTCTGCCGGTTCGCTACAACTATGACAATCACTACTTCAACGACACCTACGAGGGTTTGCCCGTTGACGGCTACACCGCATGGCTTGAGAAGATGGCGGATCACCCCAACATTGAGGTTCGGCTGAACACGGATTTCTTTGATGAATCGCAGCCGCTCAACAAGCGTGAGGTCGTTGGCAAGATCCCCGTCGTGTACACGGGCCCGGTTGATCGCTACTTCGATTACGCGAAGGGCGAGCTCGGTTGGCGCACGCTTGATTTCGAGCAGGAGGTCCTGCAGACCGGCGACTTCCAGGGCACCAGCGTGATGAACTACGCGGGATCCGACGTTCCGTACACTCGCATCCACGAGTTCCGCCACTTCCATCCCGAGCGCGAGTATCCGAGCGACAAGACGGTGATCATGCGCGAATTCTCGCGTTTTGCGAGCCGTGACGACGAGCCTTATTATCCAGTGAATACTCCCGAAGACCGGGAGCGTCTGCTGCAGTACCGCGAACTCGCGGAGGCCGAGTCGCAGGTGCTCTTCGGCGGCCGGCTCGGAACCTACCAGTACCTCGACATGCACATGGCGATCGGTTCTGCCCTGTCGATGTATAACAACAAGCTTCAGGAACTGCTCTAG
- a CDS encoding glycosyltransferase family 2 protein, with translation MPKISVLVPIFNVEKYLRECLDSVVNQTFRDLEIICLNDGSTDGSLKIIEEYARRDSRVVVIDKANSGYGDSMNQGLDRATGDFIAIIESDDRAELDMLEKLYEMAVANDVEVVKSEFFNYYTNPKKKGLNGLKSHLIRDDEAGRVIYPRNNVHIFFQQPSIWSALYRRDFLNSNDIRFLPTPGASYQDTAFTFKVWAAASRVFYTREAYLHYRRDSEGSSVNDPGKTFCVSEEYLEIERYLRERISEPTELLKLMRMCKWGGYDWNIERLNPTLAADFIRQASKEYRADYESGVFNFEYCDASRVREISELIHNPEMMIARKEASSRAKVSVIFPVYNVERFVRASLESILAQTLTEIEVIAIDDGSTDGSAAIVEEYAKTDPRIRFFTQENRGLSAARNVGIHRSQADYMAFLDSDDTFDPDAIERLYTAMTERDVELVVGSSRVEFEDGLRSAVEQIADEHYVRAKFNGDEKVTPELLRWVDVHVWNKLYDSAVVKDNNIWFPDGLKYEDAYFFNAYAWVISRSHFLDPNKPIHTYLRRHGAIMTGTFAGSNSAKDHIDIAFKLFEFLEQLDLGKKYGRYYLELLGRHIDLAMRFSKRSDHESIWRGLRLFLVKNQKELSRLDPRVYDDIARKVLPGYLYKLRKVPALQRIVLKLGMTVRAVMRRVTLRLSPTAQTQRGILARLDAITSNLQQGLGDQAMQLKELESQIEALSQESSSTRRKKD, from the coding sequence ATGCCAAAAATCTCCGTCCTCGTTCCGATCTTCAACGTTGAGAAGTATCTTCGTGAGTGCCTCGATAGCGTTGTCAACCAGACGTTTCGCGATCTTGAAATCATCTGCCTGAACGATGGTTCGACCGATGGCTCTCTCAAGATCATCGAAGAGTACGCGCGCAGAGATTCACGCGTCGTTGTCATCGACAAGGCGAACTCGGGGTATGGCGACTCAATGAACCAGGGTCTTGACCGTGCCACCGGTGATTTCATCGCGATCATCGAGTCCGATGACCGGGCAGAGCTCGACATGCTCGAAAAACTCTACGAGATGGCAGTCGCGAACGACGTCGAGGTCGTAAAGAGTGAGTTCTTCAACTACTACACCAACCCGAAGAAGAAAGGGTTGAACGGGCTGAAGTCCCACCTCATTCGCGATGATGAGGCCGGGCGGGTGATTTACCCTCGCAACAACGTTCACATTTTCTTCCAGCAGCCTTCGATCTGGTCCGCGCTGTACCGACGTGACTTCCTCAACTCGAACGATATTCGTTTCCTCCCGACACCGGGGGCGTCATACCAAGACACGGCGTTTACGTTTAAGGTGTGGGCTGCGGCCTCGCGAGTGTTCTATACCCGTGAGGCATATCTGCACTACCGTCGCGACAGTGAGGGATCTTCAGTCAATGATCCCGGGAAGACTTTCTGCGTTTCGGAAGAGTACTTGGAGATCGAGCGCTATCTTCGTGAGCGCATCTCGGAACCCACTGAGCTTTTGAAGCTGATGCGAATGTGCAAGTGGGGTGGCTACGACTGGAATATTGAGAGGTTGAACCCCACGCTTGCGGCCGACTTCATTCGCCAGGCCTCGAAAGAATACCGTGCTGACTACGAGTCGGGCGTGTTTAACTTTGAGTACTGCGATGCGAGCCGAGTGCGCGAAATCTCTGAGCTCATCCATAACCCCGAGATGATGATCGCCCGTAAAGAGGCAAGCTCGCGTGCGAAGGTCTCCGTGATCTTCCCGGTATACAACGTTGAGCGATTCGTGCGAGCAAGCCTCGAGTCGATCCTTGCTCAGACGCTCACGGAGATTGAAGTCATCGCGATTGATGACGGCTCCACTGACGGCTCAGCGGCGATCGTTGAGGAGTATGCGAAGACCGATCCGCGCATCCGTTTTTTCACTCAGGAGAATCGTGGGCTCTCCGCCGCGCGCAACGTCGGCATCCACCGCTCTCAGGCCGATTACATGGCGTTCCTGGACAGCGATGATACTTTCGACCCCGACGCAATTGAGCGACTCTACACCGCCATGACGGAGCGGGACGTTGAACTTGTGGTTGGTAGCAGCCGTGTCGAGTTCGAGGACGGCTTACGGTCGGCCGTTGAACAGATCGCTGATGAACACTATGTCCGTGCGAAGTTCAACGGCGATGAGAAGGTAACGCCGGAGCTCCTGCGTTGGGTCGATGTACACGTCTGGAACAAACTCTACGATTCCGCCGTTGTGAAAGACAACAATATCTGGTTCCCGGACGGACTGAAGTATGAAGATGCATACTTCTTCAATGCGTATGCCTGGGTTATTTCGCGCAGCCATTTCCTTGATCCGAACAAGCCGATTCACACGTACCTCCGGCGTCATGGCGCAATCATGACGGGAACCTTCGCGGGATCCAATTCTGCGAAGGATCACATCGACATCGCGTTCAAGCTCTTTGAATTCTTGGAACAGCTGGATCTCGGCAAGAAGTACGGACGCTACTACCTTGAATTGCTGGGGCGTCACATCGATCTTGCGATGCGATTTTCGAAGCGCAGCGATCACGAGTCTATCTGGCGTGGGCTCAGGCTCTTCCTTGTGAAGAACCAGAAGGAGCTTTCACGGCTTGACCCGCGGGTCTACGATGACATTGCGCGAAAGGTGCTTCCCGGCTACCTGTACAAACTGCGAAAGGTGCCGGCGTTGCAGAGGATAGTCCTCAAGCTGGGGATGACCGTCCGCGCGGTCATGCGCCGCGTAACGCTCAGGCTGTCGCCGACGGCGCAGACGCAGCGTGGGATCCTTGCGAGGCTCGACGCCATCACCTCGAACCTCCAGCAGGGCCTCGGGGATCAGGCCATGCAGTTGAAGGAGTTGGAGAGCCAGATCGAAGCCCTGTCTCAAGAATCGTCAAGCACGAGGCGCAAGAAGGACTAG
- a CDS encoding O-antigen ligase family protein, translating into MVSGSARRGKTPKLLFWSRDLLFSGGPIQGVVASSVLLGFLALLGVIVFAIQLRAGLVRPVGGWFWLLLSIATLLLTRGATVWVALAAVIVGLGIALWARRLGPERRVPLYVTTVAIITAVIALTVFARDFVFGLLGKSGDMTGRLETWHKVIDLAEQRPWFGWGWVSYWAPWVEPFKSLDQKAGLPVMSAHNAWLDVWLQLGIVGVLAFAPLVVLTMWRVWFRAVDPPRRGYGPALPYATSALWPYLVMIALIVQSLTESRLLIEGNWVLLILIAVKSRFDFQLPSLDAEPTKIPWRRVPIPHETRPVQIRKP; encoded by the coding sequence TTGGTTTCTGGAAGCGCCCGAAGGGGAAAGACTCCCAAACTTCTGTTCTGGAGCCGCGACCTCCTCTTCAGCGGCGGACCCATCCAGGGCGTCGTCGCGAGCTCCGTACTGCTCGGCTTTCTCGCGCTGCTCGGCGTTATCGTCTTTGCTATCCAACTCCGAGCGGGCCTCGTGCGCCCCGTGGGCGGCTGGTTCTGGCTGCTGCTGTCGATCGCCACGCTGCTGCTCACGAGAGGCGCTACCGTCTGGGTCGCCCTCGCGGCGGTCATCGTGGGGCTTGGGATCGCGCTCTGGGCTCGCCGCCTCGGGCCGGAACGGCGCGTGCCGCTCTATGTCACTACGGTCGCGATCATCACTGCGGTCATCGCGCTCACGGTTTTCGCCCGCGATTTCGTCTTCGGATTGCTCGGCAAGAGCGGCGACATGACCGGGCGCCTCGAGACCTGGCATAAGGTGATCGATCTCGCCGAGCAGCGGCCATGGTTCGGCTGGGGCTGGGTGAGCTACTGGGCACCGTGGGTCGAGCCCTTCAAGAGCCTTGACCAAAAGGCCGGGTTGCCGGTGATGAGCGCCCACAACGCGTGGCTCGACGTCTGGCTGCAGCTCGGCATCGTCGGGGTGCTCGCGTTTGCCCCGCTCGTGGTACTCACGATGTGGCGTGTGTGGTTCCGTGCGGTGGATCCGCCCCGCCGCGGCTACGGCCCGGCACTGCCCTACGCCACCAGCGCGCTGTGGCCGTACCTCGTCATGATCGCGTTGATCGTGCAGTCACTCACTGAGAGCAGGTTGCTGATCGAGGGCAATTGGGTGCTGCTCATCTTGATCGCGGTGAAATCACGCTTCGATTTTCAGCTGCCCTCTCTCGACGCCGAGCCAACCAAAATTCCTTGGCGACGTGTACCGATTCCGCACGAGACTCGCCCCGTCCAGATTCGCAAGCCATGA
- the manA gene encoding mannose-6-phosphate isomerase, class I — MLIFIENTPRAYAWGQADALSDLLGTPATGQPQAELWLGAHPGHPAAVTQASSSMQTLIDLIESDPERYGFDGARVPFLLKVLAIGAPLSLQVHPDSAQAAAGFAAEEAAGVSPDARERNYGDPHHKPELLVALSEVSALSGFRSLSAARRDLQAFASVTRGKHAVALASVAERLSRGEAAAARRDFLDWVFSGDPVVAEALDALAAVATSAAEDPELESHGELDPDRLSVLRTLSETHPGDPGILVSLLLHFVRLAPGDAIFLQARQLHAYVGGIAVEVMASSDNVLRAGLTEKYVDVPELCRIVDTCELSEPRFPHEPLAPGLVVWRPPVPDFQLMRARLCEEENERKSRDRAPAVSVAADHPLVLVVTEGRVRVERQADLAEVASVRRGQSLYVSAGEPISLTGEGEAFIATVGEALSNNHHIRGENL; from the coding sequence GTGCTGATCTTCATCGAGAATACTCCGCGTGCGTACGCGTGGGGTCAGGCTGATGCGCTGTCTGATCTGCTGGGAACCCCCGCTACAGGCCAGCCGCAAGCCGAGCTCTGGCTGGGTGCCCACCCCGGTCACCCGGCTGCGGTGACGCAGGCATCGTCGAGCATGCAGACCCTGATCGATCTCATCGAGAGTGATCCTGAACGCTATGGCTTTGACGGTGCGCGGGTGCCATTTCTGCTGAAGGTGCTTGCGATCGGCGCGCCCCTTTCTCTGCAGGTGCACCCTGATAGTGCGCAGGCGGCTGCGGGATTTGCTGCTGAAGAGGCCGCGGGCGTGTCGCCAGACGCTCGCGAACGAAACTACGGTGATCCACACCACAAGCCCGAGTTGCTTGTTGCTCTCAGTGAGGTGTCGGCTCTGAGCGGGTTTCGTTCTCTGAGTGCGGCGCGGAGGGATCTCCAAGCATTCGCCTCGGTTACCCGGGGCAAGCATGCGGTCGCGCTCGCGAGCGTCGCTGAACGGCTCTCTCGTGGCGAGGCGGCTGCGGCGCGCCGTGACTTCCTGGACTGGGTGTTCAGCGGGGATCCGGTGGTCGCGGAAGCGCTTGATGCGCTCGCCGCAGTCGCTACGAGTGCGGCTGAAGACCCGGAGCTGGAGTCACACGGTGAACTGGATCCTGACCGGCTGAGTGTGTTGCGGACCCTATCCGAGACCCATCCGGGGGATCCTGGCATCCTCGTTTCGCTTCTTTTGCATTTCGTGCGGCTTGCCCCGGGGGACGCGATCTTCCTCCAAGCGCGGCAGTTGCACGCCTACGTCGGCGGGATCGCGGTCGAGGTGATGGCCTCTTCCGACAATGTGTTGCGCGCGGGTCTCACCGAGAAATATGTCGATGTGCCTGAACTCTGTCGCATCGTCGACACCTGTGAGCTTTCCGAGCCGCGCTTTCCGCACGAGCCGCTAGCGCCCGGGCTTGTTGTCTGGCGACCGCCGGTACCTGATTTCCAGCTCATGCGGGCGCGGCTGTGCGAAGAGGAAAATGAGCGGAAGTCTCGCGACCGTGCGCCCGCGGTGTCTGTGGCGGCGGATCATCCCCTTGTGCTGGTGGTGACCGAAGGGCGGGTGAGGGTCGAGCGTCAGGCGGACCTCGCCGAGGTCGCGAGTGTTCGGCGCGGGCAGTCGCTTTACGTCTCAGCCGGTGAGCCGATCAGTCTCACCGGTGAGGGCGAGGCGTTCATTGCGACGGTCGGCGAAGCCCTCTCGAATAACCATCACATCCGTGGAGAAAATCTTTAG
- a CDS encoding WhiB family transcriptional regulator produces MRKPEDEALSWQTDALCAQTDPEAFFPEKGGSTRDAKRICDGCEVRSECLEYALENDERFGIWGGLSERERRRLRREAM; encoded by the coding sequence GTGCGTAAGCCTGAGGACGAAGCGCTCTCCTGGCAGACGGACGCGCTGTGTGCGCAGACGGATCCCGAGGCATTTTTTCCGGAGAAGGGCGGATCCACTCGCGATGCGAAGCGGATCTGTGATGGCTGCGAGGTTCGTTCAGAGTGCCTTGAGTATGCACTCGAGAACGACGAACGTTTTGGTATTTGGGGAGGCCTCTCCGAGCGCGAGCGCCGGCGCCTCCGTCGAGAGGCGATGTAG
- a CDS encoding glycosyltransferase family 2 protein yields MRTRVTAILVANRGGEWLDQTIAGIASQTRAPAAVIAVNNGGSDKVAEQLRSSGADGVVGISSRVSFGQAVRQGVQTSVVTGDLSSEWIWLLTEDSCPEPEALEHILNRVQRAPSVVVAGPKLVDWDRPDRIIELGQSLTRYGARWTQRRQELDQQQYDHMQDVLGVGPVGMLVRRDIWEQLGGFDPALTVYDDGLDFCVRARLAGHRVEVAPDSRVRFAQSGVGGPRIDRKRSVMRQAHRQARTAHLHRRIAYAPAAVAFFEWLGLPLFALFRVFWALIREQPGHILGEVASAFAVFFRPQAILASRRRIKQQSTVGWPAIRQLRVDPKSVRTARMIDREAILASAGRQRRELHFISTGGLAVLTAAAVLAVALTWWSFAYSSLAGGELAPLSSIGELWNNTRVIDGVPADPFTWVLALLGSLTFWNPRSSSWC; encoded by the coding sequence ATGCGCACCAGAGTGACCGCCATCCTCGTCGCGAATCGCGGCGGCGAGTGGCTTGACCAGACCATCGCGGGAATCGCGTCTCAGACCCGTGCCCCCGCGGCCGTTATTGCCGTGAACAACGGTGGATCAGACAAGGTTGCCGAGCAACTGCGGTCGAGCGGCGCCGATGGGGTGGTGGGCATCAGTTCCCGCGTCTCCTTCGGGCAAGCCGTGCGGCAGGGGGTGCAGACGAGCGTCGTCACCGGTGATCTCTCTTCCGAGTGGATCTGGTTACTCACCGAAGACTCCTGCCCAGAGCCCGAAGCACTCGAACACATCTTGAATCGGGTGCAGCGTGCGCCTTCCGTGGTGGTTGCGGGCCCGAAGCTTGTTGACTGGGACCGCCCAGACCGCATTATCGAGCTCGGCCAGAGTCTGACCCGCTACGGGGCTCGCTGGACCCAGCGACGACAGGAACTCGACCAGCAACAGTACGACCACATGCAAGACGTGCTGGGCGTGGGGCCGGTCGGCATGCTCGTTCGACGAGACATCTGGGAACAGCTCGGTGGGTTTGATCCTGCGCTCACCGTCTACGATGACGGGCTTGACTTCTGCGTGCGCGCAAGACTCGCCGGCCACCGCGTTGAGGTCGCGCCCGACTCGCGCGTGCGGTTTGCTCAGAGCGGCGTTGGTGGCCCGCGTATCGATCGGAAGCGCTCGGTCATGCGCCAGGCGCACCGACAAGCCCGCACCGCGCACCTGCATCGCAGGATCGCCTACGCGCCCGCAGCGGTTGCTTTTTTTGAGTGGCTGGGGCTTCCCCTCTTCGCGCTCTTCCGGGTTTTCTGGGCGCTGATTCGTGAGCAGCCAGGTCATATTCTCGGGGAAGTGGCGTCGGCATTCGCGGTGTTCTTCAGGCCGCAGGCGATCCTTGCTTCGCGGCGGCGGATCAAGCAGCAGTCAACGGTGGGATGGCCCGCCATCAGGCAGCTCCGAGTGGACCCCAAGAGTGTGCGAACGGCGCGCATGATCGACCGGGAAGCGATCCTTGCCTCCGCTGGGCGACAGCGCCGCGAGCTGCACTTCATTTCCACCGGTGGACTCGCCGTACTCACCGCCGCCGCCGTGCTCGCAGTTGCGCTGACCTGGTGGTCATTTGCGTACTCAAGCCTCGCCGGAGGAGAGCTTGCGCCGCTCAGCTCAATCGGTGAACTGTGGAACAACACTCGCGTGATTGACGGGGTACCTGCGGATCCCTTTACGTGGGTGCTTGCGCTACTCGGCTCGCTGACCTTCTGGAACCCTCGTTCATCGTCGTGGTGCTGA